The following are from one region of the Geoalkalibacter subterraneus genome:
- the treY gene encoding malto-oligosyltrehalose synthase, protein MRIPTATYRMQFTPGVTFNHARETLGYLRELGIDTLYASPIFRARSGSDHGYDVTDMNALNPELGGSGDFTLLAEEVRRQGMGWLQDIVPNHMAFDAQNPMLVDVLENGSHSRYFRTFDINWEHPLESLHGRVLAPFLGSFYGEALERGEIRLGYDEEGFFASYFDQRYPLRIDSYLEILTQTHAPLRRSLGTDHPDHIQYMGVLYLLKTLADGPSRDRYDQIRFIKQTLWGLYERNEQVRTQIDQSIDQFNGTPDQPESFSRLDALLGQQYFRLSYWKVASEELNYRRFFSINDLISLRIEEKDVFEHCHGLVLKLVRQGHFSGLRIDHIDGLYDPLQYLERLAVAAPEAYVVVEKILEERENLPRTWKTQGTSGYDFLNRALGVLCDASQERRFNTIYHRFANPGGRCEDLAVEKKRLIIQRHMLGDIDNLTLLLKNFASRYRYGSDLTRHALHQALIEVMVEMPVYRTYLTPRRQADEGRTHLRKALRKAQRNNPGMANELEFLARILPLEINRDLSEEERQAWRHFVMRFQQFTGPLMAKGIEDTLLYVYNRLICLNEVGGSPEHFGVKPDDFHALNQKRARLWPHTMNATATHDTKRGEDTRVRIAVLSELPQEWERHLRSWYRLNAPLKKRVRRRMVPDKNDEYFLYQTLLGSWPLHPQEMEDYPQRIRDYAIKAVREAKVHTGWLKPDSAYEDAYLEFIDALFQEQHSFIEDFAPFQEKIAFFGMLNGLSQLLLKASSPGVPDFYQGCELWDLSLVDPDNRRPVDYPARHKTLSELRKSAKKNLTGLLAELRDDWQSGRIKLYLTWRCLQAREQQADLFSDGDYLPLEVEGKYAGHLLAYARCLESNAVVAVVPRLMTGLVDEGTWPLGEAIWGDTRIVLPGEMQGSWHDLLSGRSIEAGGHLGVGTLLQDLPLALLSRSPAKD, encoded by the coding sequence ATGCGCATACCGACCGCGACCTACCGCATGCAGTTTACGCCGGGAGTTACCTTCAATCATGCCCGCGAAACCCTTGGCTACCTGCGGGAACTGGGGATCGACACCCTCTATGCCTCCCCCATCTTCCGCGCGCGCAGCGGCAGTGACCACGGTTATGACGTCACCGACATGAACGCCCTTAATCCGGAGCTCGGCGGCAGTGGCGACTTCACCCTGCTGGCGGAAGAGGTGCGCAGGCAGGGGATGGGCTGGCTGCAGGATATCGTGCCCAACCATATGGCTTTCGATGCGCAGAACCCCATGCTGGTGGACGTGCTGGAGAACGGCTCTCATTCGCGCTACTTCCGCACCTTCGACATAAACTGGGAGCATCCCCTGGAGAGTCTTCACGGTCGTGTGTTGGCGCCTTTTCTCGGCAGCTTCTACGGAGAGGCTCTGGAACGGGGGGAAATCCGGCTGGGTTACGACGAAGAAGGCTTTTTCGCCAGCTATTTCGATCAGCGCTATCCCCTACGCATCGACAGCTATCTCGAAATCCTGACTCAAACCCATGCTCCGCTGCGGCGCAGCCTCGGCACCGATCATCCCGATCATATCCAGTACATGGGGGTTTTGTACCTGCTTAAAACCCTGGCCGACGGCCCGAGCCGCGACCGCTACGATCAGATCCGCTTCATCAAGCAGACTCTGTGGGGGCTTTACGAGCGAAATGAACAGGTTCGCACCCAGATCGACCAGAGCATCGACCAGTTCAACGGCACACCGGATCAGCCCGAATCCTTCTCACGTCTCGATGCGCTGCTGGGACAGCAGTATTTCCGTCTCTCCTACTGGAAAGTCGCTTCGGAGGAACTCAACTACCGGCGTTTTTTCAGCATCAACGACCTGATCTCGCTGCGCATCGAAGAGAAGGATGTTTTCGAGCACTGCCACGGCCTGGTGCTCAAGCTGGTGCGCCAGGGGCATTTCAGCGGACTGCGCATCGACCACATCGACGGGCTCTATGATCCGCTGCAATACCTGGAGCGCCTCGCCGTTGCCGCACCGGAAGCCTACGTGGTGGTGGAAAAAATTCTCGAAGAACGCGAGAACCTGCCCCGCACTTGGAAAACTCAGGGCACCAGCGGCTACGACTTTCTCAACCGCGCCCTCGGCGTGCTGTGCGACGCCTCGCAGGAGCGTCGCTTCAACACCATCTATCACCGCTTCGCCAATCCCGGCGGACGCTGCGAAGATCTGGCTGTCGAGAAGAAAAGGCTGATCATCCAGCGGCACATGCTGGGGGATATCGACAATCTGACCCTGCTGCTGAAAAATTTTGCTTCGCGCTACCGTTACGGCAGCGACCTGACCCGACACGCCCTGCACCAGGCACTGATCGAGGTGATGGTGGAGATGCCTGTCTATCGCACCTACCTCACCCCGCGGCGACAGGCCGATGAAGGGCGCACTCATCTGCGCAAAGCACTGCGCAAGGCTCAGCGCAACAACCCCGGCATGGCCAATGAACTTGAATTTCTCGCCCGCATCCTGCCCCTGGAGATCAATCGCGACCTGTCGGAAGAAGAACGCCAGGCCTGGCGTCATTTCGTCATGCGCTTCCAGCAGTTCACCGGGCCGCTCATGGCCAAGGGGATCGAGGACACCCTGCTGTATGTCTACAATCGGCTCATCTGCCTCAACGAGGTGGGGGGTTCGCCGGAGCATTTCGGTGTCAAACCGGACGATTTTCACGCCCTCAACCAAAAGCGCGCCCGTCTGTGGCCGCACACCATGAACGCCACTGCCACCCACGACACTAAACGCGGCGAAGACACGCGGGTGCGCATCGCAGTGTTGTCCGAACTGCCACAGGAGTGGGAGCGTCACCTGCGCAGTTGGTACCGTCTCAACGCGCCACTCAAAAAACGGGTGCGGCGCCGCATGGTGCCCGACAAAAACGACGAGTACTTTCTTTATCAGACTCTGCTCGGTTCCTGGCCTCTGCACCCTCAAGAGATGGAAGACTATCCGCAGCGCATCCGCGACTACGCCATCAAGGCGGTACGCGAGGCCAAAGTGCACACCGGATGGCTTAAGCCGGACAGCGCATACGAAGATGCCTATCTAGAGTTCATCGACGCCTTGTTTCAGGAGCAGCATTCCTTTATCGAGGACTTCGCACCCTTTCAGGAAAAGATCGCCTTCTTCGGCATGCTCAACGGGCTCTCCCAGCTGCTGCTCAAGGCGAGCTCTCCCGGTGTTCCCGATTTCTACCAGGGATGTGAACTCTGGGATCTGAGCCTGGTCGACCCGGACAACCGGCGGCCCGTCGACTACCCGGCACGCCACAAAACCCTCTCGGAATTGCGCAAGTCGGCGAAAAAAAACCTGACCGGACTGCTTGCCGAATTGCGAGACGACTGGCAGAGCGGGCGCATCAAGCTGTACCTGACCTGGCGCTGCCTGCAGGCACGGGAGCAGCAGGCCGATCTGTTCAGCGACGGCGACTATCTGCCGCTGGAGGTCGAAGGGAAATATGCCGGCCACCTGCTGGCCTATGCCCGATGCCTGGAATCAAATGCGGTGGTGGCTGTTGTGCCGCGACTGATGACCGGCCTGGTCGATGAAGGAACCTGGCCCTTAGGGGAAGCGATTTGGGGCGACACTCGCATTGTGCTGCCGGGAGAGATGCAGGGCAGCTGGCATGACCTCCTGTCGGGGCG